A single Phoenix dactylifera cultivar Barhee BC4 chromosome 1, palm_55x_up_171113_PBpolish2nd_filt_p, whole genome shotgun sequence DNA region contains:
- the LOC103706032 gene encoding TBC1 domain family member 22B, with the protein MKSGREEEGRKEMSSGSSSPNLEWRFNQTLRNVQGILKGRSFPGKVLLTRRSQPMNECASPEHSQAIERGYSENDHEQGEHADMSFEEEIQNSGNTTKNTTQNSSTSPTNNATTSPEVQRSVSAARATDSARLTKFRKELSRPAVILEKLRELAWSGVPPYMRPDIWRLLLGYAPPNSDRREGVLTRKRLEYVDCVSQYYDIPDTERSDDEISMLRQIAVDCPRTVPDVPFFQHVQIQKSLERILYTWAIRHPASGYVQGINDLVTPFLIVFLSEHLDGSMESWSVSDLSPQKISEVEADCYWCLSKLLDGMQDHYTFAQPGIQRLVFKLKELVRRIDEPVSRRMEEQGLEFLQFAFRWFNCLLIREIPFHLVTRLWDTYLAEGDALPEFLVYISASFLLTWSDKLQKLDFQEMVMFLQHLPTQYWTHHELEMVLSRAYMWHTMFNSSPSHLAS; encoded by the exons ATGAAGAGCggcagagaagaagaaggaaggaaggagatgaGCAGCGGAAGCTCCAGCCCCAATCTCGAATGGCGATTTAACCAAACCCTCAGGAACGTGCAAGG GATACTTAAAGGCCGCAGTTTTCCTGGTAAAGTTTTGCTGACACGCAGATCTCAGCCTATGAATGAATGTGCCTCTCCTGAACACTCTCAAGCCATTGAAAGAGGATACTCTGAAAATGATCATGAGCAAGGTGAACATGCCGACATGTCTTTTGAG GAAGAAATTCAGAATTCAGGCAACACAACTAAAAATACTACTCAAAACTCTAGTACATCACCAACAAACAATGCAACTACATCCCCAGAAGTCCAGAGATCTGTTTCTGCAGCTAGAGCTACAGATTCTGCAAGACTTACCAAATTCAGAAAGGAATTGTCTAGACCAGCTGTCATATTAG AGAAATTGCGCGAACTAGCTTGGAGTGGTGTACCACCATATATGCGCCCTGATATATGGAGGCTTCTGTTG GGATATGCACCACCTAATTCAGATAGACGTGAGGGAGTTTTGACTAGGAAACGACTTGAGTATGTTGATTGTGTTTCTCAGTACTATGACATTCCAGACACAGAACGTTCAGATGATGAGATCAGCATGCTTCGCCAG ATTGCTGTCGATTGCCCAAGAACTGTACCTGATGTCCCTTTCTTCCAGCATGTACAAATTCAAAAGTCCTTGGAGCGCATTCTCTACACATG GGCTATTCGTCATCCAGCAAGTGGATATGTGCAGGGTATAAATGATCTTGTCACACCATTTCTAATAGTATTCTTATCAGAGCATCTAGATGGCAGCATGGAAAGTTGGTCAGTTTCAGATCTTTCTCCTCAGAAAATCTCTGAAGTAGAAGCTGACTGCTATTGGTGTCTTTCAAAACTGCTTGATGGTATGCAAGATCATTATACATTTGCTCAACCAGGGATTCAGCGCCTTGTTTTCAAACTGAAAGAGCTAGTGCGGCGAATAGATG AACCTGTATCAAGACGCATGGAGGAGCAAGGGCTGGAATTTCTTCAGTTCGCTTTTCGTTGGTTCAATTGTCTTCTGATACGCGAG ATCCCTTTCCATCTAGTTACACGTCTATGGGATACTTATCTTGCTGAAGGAGATGCATTGCCAGAGTTTCTTGTGTACATATCTGCTAGTTTTCTGTTAACA TGGTCAGATAAACTCCAAAAGCTTGATTTCCAGGAGATGGTCATGTTCCTCCAACACCTTCCCACACAATACTGGACCCACCACGAGCTTGAGATGGTGTTGTCTAGAGCTTACATGTGGCACACTATGTTTAACAGCTCTCCCAGTCATCTGGCCAGCTAG
- the LOC103706031 gene encoding peptidyl-prolyl cis-trans isomerase FKBP16-3, chloroplastic isoform X1 has translation MASFSALLLPSAQSFAKRAWCNHYMISKHKIPSFEICCLASEPGYKAVRMRNCREDADLISRRSAIGLVLVMSAFGLATTKSNGAGLPPEQKPRLCDDVCEKELENVPMVTTESGLQYKDIKIGKGPSPPVGFQVAANYVAMVQSGQIFDSSLEKGQPYIFRIGSGQVIKGLDEGILSMKVGGKRRLYIPGSLAFPKGLNSAPGRPRVAPNSPVVFDVSLEYVPGLEADE, from the exons ATGGCCTCTTTCTCGGCCCTTCTTCTCCCCTCAG ctCAAAGCTTTGCCAAGAGAGCATGGTGCAATCATTATATGATATCCAAACACAAGATCCCAAGTTTTGAAATCTGCTGCTTGGCTTCAGAGCCTGGATATAAAGCTGTCAGGATGAGAAATTGCAGAGAGGATGCCGATCTAATTAGTCGGAGGAGTGCAATTGGATTGGTTTTGGTGATGTCTGCCTTCGGTTTAGCTACCACCAAATCCAATGGAGCTGGCTTGCCGCCAGAGCAAAAGCCCAGATTATGTGATGATGTTTGTGAAAAGGAGCTTGAAAAT GTACCTATGGTAACTACAGAATCTGGTTTGCAGTACAAGGATATTAAAATTGGCAAAGGTCCAAGTCCACCTGTTGGTTTTCAG GTTGCTGCAAACTACGTTGCCATGGTACAATCTGGACAAATATTCGACAG CTCCCTGGAGAAAGGCCAACCATATATTTTCCGCATTGGTTCCGGTCAG GTGATCAAAGGACTTGATGAAGGGATATTGAGCATGAAAGTTGGAGGAAAGCGCCGGCTATATATACCTGGCTCT CTAGCATTCCCTAAAGGTCTTAATTCAGCACCAGGAAGGCCACGAGTAGCCCCGAACAGCCCTGTAGTTTTTGACGTCAGTTTGGAGTATGTACCGGGCCTTGAAGCTGATGAGTAA
- the LOC103706031 gene encoding peptidyl-prolyl cis-trans isomerase FKBP16-3, chloroplastic isoform X2 codes for MISKHKIPSFEICCLASEPGYKAVRMRNCREDADLISRRSAIGLVLVMSAFGLATTKSNGAGLPPEQKPRLCDDVCEKELENVPMVTTESGLQYKDIKIGKGPSPPVGFQVAANYVAMVQSGQIFDSSLEKGQPYIFRIGSGQVIKGLDEGILSMKVGGKRRLYIPGSLAFPKGLNSAPGRPRVAPNSPVVFDVSLEYVPGLEADE; via the exons ATGATATCCAAACACAAGATCCCAAGTTTTGAAATCTGCTGCTTGGCTTCAGAGCCTGGATATAAAGCTGTCAGGATGAGAAATTGCAGAGAGGATGCCGATCTAATTAGTCGGAGGAGTGCAATTGGATTGGTTTTGGTGATGTCTGCCTTCGGTTTAGCTACCACCAAATCCAATGGAGCTGGCTTGCCGCCAGAGCAAAAGCCCAGATTATGTGATGATGTTTGTGAAAAGGAGCTTGAAAAT GTACCTATGGTAACTACAGAATCTGGTTTGCAGTACAAGGATATTAAAATTGGCAAAGGTCCAAGTCCACCTGTTGGTTTTCAG GTTGCTGCAAACTACGTTGCCATGGTACAATCTGGACAAATATTCGACAG CTCCCTGGAGAAAGGCCAACCATATATTTTCCGCATTGGTTCCGGTCAG GTGATCAAAGGACTTGATGAAGGGATATTGAGCATGAAAGTTGGAGGAAAGCGCCGGCTATATATACCTGGCTCT CTAGCATTCCCTAAAGGTCTTAATTCAGCACCAGGAAGGCCACGAGTAGCCCCGAACAGCCCTGTAGTTTTTGACGTCAGTTTGGAGTATGTACCGGGCCTTGAAGCTGATGAGTAA
- the LOC103706114 gene encoding agamous-like MADS-box protein AGL62 codes for MVRTRKPSMGRQKIEIKRIESEEARQVCFSKRRAGLFKKANELSILCGAEIGVIVFSPAGRPFSFGHPSVDSIIDRFLSGSPSPPTLPSADHRMPLAQEMMVVRELNRQYTELAALLETERRKKAALEEAVRMKQAGEAALWGANIEVLGVGELERLHQSLERLWRDVARCADQLVIEAAHARSSGIAAASSTALPPPSGVHLGFGRGLEEGSMALPPPATAFGYGRGLEGGSMALPPPATAFGYGRGLF; via the coding sequence atggtGAGGACGAGGAAGCCGAGCATGGGACGTCAGAAGATCGAGATCAAGAGAATCGAGAGCGAGGAGGCCCGCCAGGTGTGCTTCTCGAAGCGCCGCGCCGGGCTCTTCAAGAAGGCCAACGAGCTCTCCATCCTATGCGGCGCCGAGATAGGTGTCATTGTCTTCTCCCCCGCCGGCAGGCCTTTTTCTTTCGGCCACCCCTCCGTCGACTCCATCATCGACCGCTTCCTCTCCGGCAGCCCCTCCCCTCCGACTCTGCCGTCCGCTGACCACCGCATGCCGCTGGCGCAGGAGATGATGGTCGTCCGCGAGCTCAACCGCCAGTACACGGAGCTCGCGGCCTTGCTGGAGaccgagaggaggaagaaggcggCGCTCGAGGAGGCCGTGAGGATGAAGCAGGCGGGGGAGGCCGCCTTGTGGGGCGCGAACATCGAAGTGCTCGGCGTGGGGGAGCTCGAGAGGCTGCATCAGTCCTTGGAGAGGCTGTGGAGGGACGTGGCGAGGTGCGCCGACCAGCTCGTCATCGAGGCCGCGCATGCTCGGAGCTCCGGCATCGCAGCGGCGAGTAGTActgctcttcctcctccttctggTGTCCATCTAGGCTTTGGTCGTGGATTGGAGGAGGGGAGCATGGCGCTTCCTCCTCCCGCTACTGCCTTTGGTTATGGTCGTGGATTGGAGGGAGGGAGCATGGCGCTTCCTCCTCCCGCTACTGCCTTTGGTTATGGCCGTGGGCTCTTTTAG